A region of the Leishmania panamensis strain MHOM/PA/94/PSC-1 chromosome 21 sequence genome:
CATCCGGGGTGCTCACCTTAGTACTCTCGGCATCCATCAAGAGCTGCGGTTGAGAATCAGGCGCATCGGAAGTGCTTGGCACCGAAGCCGACTTGCGGGTGAGAgcgtggctgctgttgcggccaCGGCTCCTTGGCTGCGAGCTGTCCCTCCGCCGACGTGCCTTACGACGTGcaatggcagcagcgattcggtgctgcagagcccTCTGCAACGACTCCGACATGGCGGTGCCTTCGATGCCAACGTAGTTGATGTCGACGTCGACCGCATCACACCAGTACTCTGTGCCGTAACGCGGCGACGCTAGTGCGTCCGATGGCCGGGCTGCAGTGAAAGTatctgtgccgccgctgtccgCTTCACCAATGCCGGCGCCCTGAGTGCCGGGCGCTTGCCTCACCGTCTGCAGCCCCTCACACCAGTGGACAAGACACTTGCCACCCTGATATGTCAGTGGGTTGCCACACAGCTCGAGTCGGCGCAGCGCGGCAAAGCCACCGTTCGAAAGACAGAGTACTAGCTGACGAACCGCACCGTTGCCGAGGTTGTTGTGACTGAGGTCGACACTGTGCAAAGTGAGCCGACACTCGTGCAGTACaggcaacagcgccgctaGCCCACGCGGCCCGATAAGGTTCGCGCTGAGAGACAACACCTGAAGTGGCATGGCTTGGTTGGTGGCGGCGAAGCAACAGAATAGCGCCGAGTTGGGTGCCACGGAGGCATTCTTGCATGCCTGCTCGTACACGGCCACAAGTGACGAGGACATGGATCAAGAAGTGCCAAAGGGAGCGgtggcgagggagaaggagaggcgtCACACCGCCACAAGCAACCCCGTGCAGCTTCTAAGCCCTTGTTTGTCTTCACTCCAAAAGACAGCGCGTACAAATCCTTCTTAGCAGGTAAAtaggtggaggagaggagagagcgaggccTTCTGCTGAAGCGTTTGTGCGTATGTACTCTACTGCTGTTTGCGCTGTGGAGAGAAGCGGGATTGGCCATCAACAGCAGtgccgacgcagcagcaatgaacgtgaaggggagagagcaaagcgaGGAAACACGAAAGCCAGCGGTAATTCTCCTCATAACACCCGTGAAGAGAGGGatagaggagggggggggaagagaagacagaaGAGCTCTAGAAGTGTTATTGAGATAGACCGTCAGTGCAACATACAGTCGGCATGAGACCCCAGGATAAGAACAAGGAGCTCGAGTGCGGTTGGTCTCTTGTGGGTGCGAGCAATTGAGTCCGTCCAACCCACATAAGCACTTCTCTGCACCTTGCGGCTTGAATGCAACATAGAGCAGAGGCGTACTAACACACCCATTGGACGAGGTGAGtgtgagtgagggagagaggaggaagagacagGGGGGATCCCTTGACGCATGCGTGTTTACcgcacccccttttcttACCCGCTTTCATGTAGACTACGCGTATGGCGTACCAACTTGCACTTTGAGCGCATGAATCCTGAGGAAAggcgaaaaggagaagagcgaaggaagagagcgggggggggggggaagagacggATGCCGATGTAGAGGAGGCAGTGTGAAGGGTAGTAAGCCGAAGTGCGAAAGCCTCAGCAATAGTATAGACTCCCCCCTTCATCCACTGCTCTCCGTGGCTCCTCAGCAATccgtttccttttccctttttatGCTGTCTTTTTCAATTTCTCTCTGCGTATTTacctttgtctctctctctctgtggtgaGTGGTGAGAGGGCAGCCCGAAAGTGTGCTgacggagaggggtgggggaaacTAGCACGAGTAGTGAGATCGTGGTGCAGCTGAGTCACTTGCACGCTTGTACGTGACTTCGTGTGCGGGTATTAGTGTCCGTaactccaccccctcctccttccggGACCGCCTACGCCTACAGCCCCTGATGATTCTCACGCACATcgatgcacacacagaccCACGGGGGGGCTTTCCATTTCTCTTaggatacacacacacacacacacgcatgcgtaGCACGCTCATTCAGCCCCCTGTCTGTACTGAAGCTCTGCCTTCACTcgcaccttctccgtctctccacTCCTGGCGTCAGCATGTCGTTGGCAAGGCGACACGAGGGAAATAGGTCAGACATCTCCTGCGCAGTAGCAGCCGCGAAGCGATTAAAAGGCAGAGgggacggcagcggtgagcgTGTAAGGGAGGGAAGCGCGGCACGCCTGCGTAAACATCGCCACGCGCATGCGCGACGGGCTGTGCGACATCAGCGCGCAAAAatgcaagaaaaaaaacaaaaaggggtAATGTGTGGTGTCCAAGAGCGAGGCCAAAGatgagagggagtggggcgAGCATATGCCGGAAACCCGACACTTCGACCGGTGCCAACTGTCGCAGCTGCCCCACCTTCATGCACACGGATATGGGGGTATGCCTGCACATGTGCAACGTCTTCAACAATACACAAAGAAGCGAAGACTCACAAGAGCATCTCAAcagagtggcggtggtggtggtggtggggaagaggtgagCAACGAAGGTGACAACAATGACAGCGCGGAGAAGCGGATTGCATGACTGAAGCGACCTTCGCGGTAAtcgaaagagggggaaaaaatgTGTGTTTAATTCTTTTCCAGCAGCCAACTCCGCCACCTGCCACGAGCGGAAACGAAAGGCCGCCTCGCCTTTCACAGAGAACACAACATTGCGTGAGGCGGCGTTCACTTAGCACAGCCACACTCACCAACGTAtggccaacacacacacatcacacatCGCAAGCGGCGACGACAACTAACACATGAATGGAACGAGAAGAACAACACCAAAGCGAGAGCCTTCGGGAACGGTGAAGACCATGGTGGACGGCGAAAGGTAAGGTCGTTGCGcaaggaagaaaacgaaCGAGAAACCGTGGGCTGTTCAGCCGTCTTGTGgaggaagcggtggtggaggacgCAAAGTAGTCGTCACGCACAGCCCTGCCCGAGGCTGTACAAAACGACATTCTCACAAACTTCGCTCACTTCCTGTTTGCCTATGCTCCTCTGCGTAACAACGATTCACGACCACATCAGCGTGTGCCACCCGTGtaccccccgcccctcttccccattcTCGCTCAcggttttcttctctttcctcaaGTCCGCCACCATCCCTCACTGCTGTAGCCAGCGACACAATTGTACGGCGCGCATGAGGTAACCTCAGCGAGCCCTCTTCGTTGCCAACACCTCTTGCCGTGCGGCCTTGAGCCTGTCGCGCAGCCAGTCGGCTGTCTTCTTGTCAACCCCCAAGTCACGCAGCGCCACGTACATGTACGTAACGAGGCTCGGGCGCGCCGACAGCAGATGCGAGTTGCTGTAGGAGCTTGGACCCTGGCCAGCTGAGGTATAGATGCTCTCCTTGCCGAGGCGctcctctcctgctgcaccgctgccgttcgTGCCTCGGTCGTGACGATGGTCGcgtgcgccagcgccgttcGCCCCAGCAGCGCTCTCGACCTTCCctgcgctcgctcgctcctgCGGCTCCAGCATGAGTGCGTCACAGCAGAGGATTCGATGGTAATCCCACCCGCACCTTTCCAGCTCCGAGAGTACCTCGATCACGTGCTCTGACGAGTCTCGCTTCGCTGTCAGCTTCGTTGCTACTTTAGGGTTCACAGTCTTGTCAGAGAGCGCGATGGACGCAGCGAAGAGGCCTATACCGAGGTCAAGTGGACCGGTCTTGGTGCCGATGATTACGGCAAAGTAGGAGAACCACTTCTCCGTTCCGCCGAGGTCGGCGCGGAAGGTCACACAGTAAGCGTAGAACATCTCCAGTACGCGCCGCACCAGGTGATGCGCCCGGTCGCGCCAGCGGTTGTCGATGTAGTAGTAGCCCAGCGCGTGGAGGAAGCGGCAGTCCACGGGGGTCATGGCGCCATGAGAGGCCATGCAGCCCTCGAAGAAGGCCTCAACAACGCTGGCGACAATCTCCATGTGCGGCACCTGCCCTTCGTACTGAGCCgagagcgcctgcagcacgtTGTTGTCCGGGTAGGATCCGTAGGACTTGAGCACCTCGAGAATGTACGTGCCCTCCTCGGAGCTGTCCGCGAAGTACGGGTCACGCGGCGGCGGACGTGAACGGCGGCCTTTCTCCGGCTCCGGCTCACCACCGCGGGAGCGCGTCGGTGCACCTGAAGGCCCCTCTAGCTCCTCCATGATGGTgcacttcccctccttctctagCAGCTCTTCTTTGGTGGGGTCAAAGTCGAAGTCAAATGCGTTCGTCATAGGATGTCCCTTGGAGTTGCCACCAGTTTCCCCATCCGATGTGAGCTGCACGTCATCGGAGACAGGACTAGGTCGATATGCCAAGGATGCACTGAAGGGCAACACCAAGTGCCGGCGCGGGGTTGTGCTGCGGCAGTAGTGCCGAAGCAGAGCGGACATGATGTACGTGTCCCCCTGCAGTGATGTtccctccacctcggcgcgGTGCAACACCTTCAGTGCCTCCAGGAGCGAGGCCTTGGGCTTGCGCTCCGCTAGCCACTCGATGCGCTGCGCAAAGTACGAGCGCTCGTCACGCCGGCGCGATgctgtggtgatggtgggggCATTCGTGTGCGCAGCTACCGCAACAGCGCCCCCAGACGCCAGCGGGgagtgcggtggcggtggcgacggcggcggcgagtgCGAGTGAGACGTGCTAGTGGTGTTTGTCATGCTCTTGAGCACCGTTGTAAAGTGCAGTTTTGCGTACTCCATACGAGACTGCTTGCACAGGATGCGCAGCGTGGAGGCCTCGGGAGCTATGCTGTAGTCAAGCATCAAGTCATACGCGTCCAGCACGGCGTTCGCGTCAGTGAGGTTATTGAAGAGCATCGCAAACGGCCGCACAGAGAGCGGGAtgacgccggcggcggtgacgctcTCAAACacgtctgcggcagcgctgcccttcATGAAGCGTAGGTAGAtgcgctccagctgctcggcggcggcTAGCGAGAGCGGGATGCTTCGCTGCTTCAGGTACTGGATGAATTTTACCAGTGCGGTGACGTTGGAGGGAGGGTGCTTCACTAGTGCAGCATGGACGACAAACTGCGTTGGCAGCTCCGTGGCGTCCATCACTGTCACGTCCAGCAGGTGCACTGTGCTTATGGTGTCCTGCAGCATCGCGCGCAAGTAGTCGGAGCAGCGCTCGAACAGCCTCTCAAAGTCGTTCACGATCTCATCGTGGTGCTCCTGCTCATCAGGTAGCTGACGCATCGCCGCCAGCAGTACCTCCCCCCAGGCATGCTCTATCCGCTGCTCCAGCACGTATAGCTGGTAGGCATCGTTGGAGACTGTGGGCGGCTTCGGAAGGTTGTAGTTACCATTGACACCGATCGCACGTCCCTGCGGGGTTGTCAGCCGCCACGTCAGGAAGTCGGGACCCAAGACGTTCAGTGAGTGCCCTAGCGAGTCGAGCTCGCGCATCTCTTCGCGGCACTCCACCGCCATCGTGGCGACCACCTCcagggtggaggaggccaTCAGCATGTCaaactgctgcagcaccattGTGTACTCCGCCTTGCGGAATGGCCTGCTGATGTCACCGGTAATTCGATGCACATCCTCCGCCAGAGCGGCGAGGTGTGGGCTGACATGCGCTGTCACGTCATG
Encoded here:
- a CDS encoding hypothetical protein (TriTrypDB/GeneDB-style sysID: LpmP.21.1460), with the protein product MSSSLVAVYEQACKNASVAPNSALFCCFAATNQAMPLQVLSLSANLIGPRGLAALLPVLHECRLTLHSVDLSHNNLGNGAVRQLVLCLSNGGFAALRRLELCGNPLTYQGGKCLVHWCEGLQTVRQAPGTQGAGIGEADSGGTDTFTAARPSDALASPRYGTEYWCDAVDVDINYVGIEGTAMSESLQRALQHRIAAAIARRKARRRRDSSQPRSRGRNSSHALTRKSASVPSTSDAPDSQPQLLMDAESTKVSTPDVLPIMAEVRPSALSLEDLPKDDDDKQQQNDSMTVAVAATDTREAGIPGFLQDDTDVNVLHTPADDDVSGAAAAVTGPVVLDDFRPLHPTRNVVISADGAAGSPLAADADLQQRSLERHRRSRSAAKPLPFQSPSPSEGNGTGARRAVSSVSQASLPSTPLPSSEAFALYPMEPSASQQQQEVGQRLSPPPLKTASNILDELGLEAEAEAAGSAGATGYDSDALPMWLEEM
- a CDS encoding hypothetical protein (TriTrypDB/GeneDB-style sysID: LpmP.21.1470) — encoded protein: MAYPPHYHEQQQQRYSEHDVTAHVSPHLAALAEDVHRITGDISRPFRKAEYTMVLQQFDMLMASSTLEVVATMAVECREEMRELDSLGHSLNVLGPDFLTWRLTTPQGRAIGVNGNYNLPKPPTVSNDAYQLYVLEQRIEHAWGEVLLAAMRQLPDEQEHHDEIVNDFERLFERCSDYLRAMLQDTISTVHLLDVTVMDATELPTQFVVHAALVKHPPSNVTALVKFIQYLKQRSIPLSLAAAEQLERIYLRFMKGSAAADVFESVTAAGVIPLSVRPFAMLFNNLTDANAVLDAYDLMLDYSIAPEASTLRILCKQSRMEYAKLHFTTVLKSMTNTTSTSHSHSPPPSPPPPHSPLASGGAVAVAAHTNAPTITTASRRRDERSYFAQRIEWLAERKPKASLLEALKVLHRAEVEGTSLQGDTYIMSALLRHYCRSTTPRRHLVLPFSASLAYRPSPVSDDVQLTSDGETGGNSKGHPMTNAFDFDFDPTKEELLEKEGKCTIMEELEGPSGAPTRSRGGEPEPEKGRRSRPPPRDPYFADSSEEGTYILEVLKSYGSYPDNNVLQALSAQYEGQVPHMEIVASVVEAFFEGCMASHGAMTPVDCRFLHALGYYYIDNRWRDRAHHLVRRVLEMFYAYCVTFRADLGGTEKWFSYFAVIIGTKTGPLDLGIGLFAASIALSDKTVNPKVATKLTAKRDSSEHVIEVLSELERCGWDYHRILCCDALMLEPQERASAGKVESAAGANGAGARDHRHDRGTNGSGAAGEERLGKESIYTSAGQGPSSYSNSHLLSARPSLVTYMYVALRDLGVDKKTADWLRDRLKAARQEVLATKRAR